In the genome of Acetobacter oryzifermentans, one region contains:
- a CDS encoding urea amidolyase associated protein UAAP1 yields MQIDQQTPEWYRARYNQLRDQALLKENSARPAAAPIEMAEGSVLHRETIPGGWYWSTLLPRGQALRLINTHGNNGVSVGIWNADDHSERYNAGDTIKLQWTTCLTTGRVLFSDMGRVLASIINDSCGFSDTLMGGSTPQSNARNFGNAGLRNTRNNLRLIAGKHDMAQHDVTSCISFFSHISTQADGSFRWVEGDVQPGDYVDLRAEMNLLVAVSNCPHPLAPDKTFAPAPIDAVRWQAPAFKPDDLCRTFCEEARRGFENTDPLFA; encoded by the coding sequence ATGCAGATAGATCAACAGACCCCCGAATGGTATCGCGCCCGCTACAACCAGCTTCGCGATCAAGCATTGCTCAAGGAAAATAGTGCACGCCCGGCTGCTGCGCCTATTGAAATGGCAGAAGGCAGCGTTCTGCACCGTGAAACCATACCGGGAGGTTGGTACTGGAGCACACTTTTACCACGTGGGCAGGCGCTGCGGCTGATCAATACCCATGGCAATAATGGTGTTTCCGTAGGCATTTGGAACGCAGATGATCATAGTGAACGTTACAACGCGGGTGACACCATCAAACTGCAATGGACCACATGCCTGACAACAGGGCGTGTTCTGTTCTCTGATATGGGGCGTGTACTTGCTTCCATTATCAATGATTCCTGCGGCTTTAGTGATACACTCATGGGTGGCAGCACGCCGCAAAGCAATGCGCGCAATTTTGGTAATGCGGGCTTGCGTAATACCCGGAACAATCTGCGCTTGATTGCTGGCAAGCATGATATGGCCCAGCATGATGTTACATCCTGCATCAGTTTTTTCTCTCATATCAGCACGCAAGCAGATGGCAGCTTCCGCTGGGTTGAAGGCGATGTACAGCCGGGGGACTATGTAGATCTGCGTGCAGAAATGAATCTGCTTGTTGCTGTCTCCAACTGTCCGCACCCGTTGGCACCAGATAAAACCTTTGCCCCTGCCCCAATTGATGCCGTGCGCTGGCAAGCTCCTGCTTTTAAGCCAGATGATCTTTGCCGGACATTTTGCGAAGAAGCCCGCCGTGGCTTCGAAAACACAGATCCCCTCTTTGCCTGA
- a CDS encoding urea amidolyase associated protein UAAP2 encodes MPEYDISKVFSAITLDQVVPARVPWSGVVRKGQVLRIIDLESQQAVDALFYNAHAYYERYSAQDTLLNQGSAYIGKGGRLFSNEGNVLMTVVEDTCGRHDTLAGACSCESNTVRFGHETKYMHACRENFLLEVEKYGMGKRDIVNNVNFFMNVPIMQNGELVIDDGLSIPGGFVDLRAEMDTLVVLSNCPQVNNPCNGFTPTPIRVVIGDPASI; translated from the coding sequence ATGCCAGAATATGATATCAGCAAAGTTTTCTCTGCCATCACTCTAGATCAGGTTGTGCCTGCCCGCGTGCCGTGGTCTGGCGTTGTGCGCAAGGGGCAGGTTTTGCGCATTATTGACCTTGAAAGCCAGCAGGCGGTGGATGCCTTGTTCTATAATGCACATGCTTATTACGAACGTTACAGCGCGCAAGATACTCTTCTGAATCAGGGATCTGCCTATATTGGTAAAGGTGGACGCCTGTTTTCTAACGAAGGCAATGTGCTCATGACAGTTGTGGAAGATACTTGCGGGCGCCATGATACGCTGGCCGGTGCCTGTAGCTGTGAATCCAATACTGTACGCTTTGGGCACGAAACAAAATATATGCATGCATGCCGTGAAAACTTCCTTCTGGAAGTAGAAAAATACGGCATGGGCAAGCGTGATATCGTCAATAATGTCAATTTCTTCATGAATGTTCCCATTATGCAAAATGGTGAACTGGTTATTGACGATGGGCTTTCCATCCCCGGTGGTTTTGTTGATTTGCGTGCCGAAATGGATACGCTTGTTGTGCTGTCAAACTGCCCACAGGTCAACAATCCCTGCAACGGTTTCACACCCACGCCTATCCGCGTGGTTATTGGTGACCCCGCTTCTATTTGA
- a CDS encoding 5-oxoprolinase/urea amidolyase family protein yields the protein MFTKVLIANRGEIVRRVSRTLQRMNIASVAVCSEADRFTPPVLEADEAVLIGPAAVTDSYLNMDAILDACSNTGAQAVHPGYGFLSERAEFAEKLAERGIRFMGPRPEHMRMFGLKHTARELAKQNNVPLLPGSDILNSADEAAIEAARIGYPVMLKSTAGGGGIGMQVCHNETELRDCFAAVSRMGGNNFGDARVFLEKFIACARHVEVQIFGDGKGNILTLGERDCSLQRRNQKVIEETPAPGLSDTTRQGLREAARALGSAVAYESAGTVEFIYDTESSEFYFLEVNTRLQVEHCVTEEVFGIDLVEWMVRQADGSLILPPQDSLIPQGVAVEARVYAENPAENFRPSTGRLTEVSFAPNVRVDGWIETGTEVTPYYDPMLAKVIAHGATREDAFHKLHEALSRSRIGGLESNLDYLRAITSAPAVIEGRVFTGLLNNFAYMPTTIEVISPGLQSTVQDWPGRIGYWDVGVPPSGPMDDRNFRLANRIVGNADGIAALEFTVSGPVLRFNAPATIGLSGAFMPATLDGQEVPYWEPVAVKAGQILALGQIKGAGHRTYLAIRGGIDAPLYLGSCATFMLGQFGGHATGQLRTGDVLRLAAPQADAPPTTTIAQEDRPELTRMWELGVLYGPHGAPDFFRDEDIAELFSSEYEVHFNSARTGVRLIGPKPRWARTDGGEAGLHPSNIHDNAYAIGAIDFTGDMPILLGPDGPSLGGFVCPAVLVRDELWKMGQLHPGDKVRFRRVQPQPLNVDFLPAPIMGDSPILFRSEGEIPVVYRRAGENYLLLEFGPPELDVTLRLRAQLVLERLKAEAIKGIIDLTPGIRSLQVHYNPDVIPLSTLLETLHGIEQALPSGDDDIVVPSRIVHLPVSWDDEQARLAMQRYQELVRPNAPWCPSNIEFIRRINGLPSIESVKNIIFSASYLVMGLGDVYLGAPVATPIDPRHRLVTTKYNPARTWTPDNVVGIGGSYMCIYGMEGPGGYQLFGRTTQVWNTWRTTDVFHEGTPWLLRFFDQIRFYPVSHDELMEARAAFPYGRFSVKIEETQFSLKEYRAFLESNKKEIAAAQARQQAAFEAERQDWIAKGLDTFEEETNDNQADESILPEGHMGVDSPVPGNVWQLPVNVGDHVKVGDTVAIIESMKTEMKISSPATGVVTEILCRKGREVRGGERIMVVRTS from the coding sequence ATGTTCACTAAGGTTCTCATTGCCAATCGTGGAGAAATTGTCCGGCGTGTCAGTCGCACACTCCAGCGCATGAACATCGCTTCTGTAGCGGTATGCTCGGAAGCAGATCGCTTTACGCCCCCTGTTCTGGAAGCAGATGAAGCCGTGCTGATTGGCCCGGCTGCAGTAACAGATAGTTATCTGAACATGGATGCTATTCTGGATGCCTGTTCCAATACGGGCGCACAGGCTGTTCATCCCGGTTATGGGTTCCTTAGCGAACGTGCAGAATTTGCTGAAAAACTGGCCGAACGCGGTATTCGCTTCATGGGGCCACGCCCTGAACATATGCGTATGTTCGGCCTTAAGCATACAGCGCGTGAGCTAGCCAAACAGAACAACGTGCCGCTCCTGCCCGGTTCTGATATCCTGAACTCAGCCGATGAAGCCGCAATTGAAGCCGCGCGTATTGGTTACCCCGTCATGCTTAAAAGTACGGCAGGTGGTGGCGGCATTGGCATGCAAGTGTGCCATAACGAAACAGAATTGCGAGATTGCTTTGCTGCGGTCTCTCGTATGGGCGGCAATAATTTTGGCGATGCACGTGTTTTTCTTGAAAAATTCATTGCCTGCGCCCGCCACGTTGAAGTGCAAATTTTTGGGGATGGAAAAGGCAATATTCTCACGCTAGGTGAGCGCGATTGTTCCCTGCAGCGCCGCAACCAGAAGGTTATTGAAGAAACCCCGGCCCCCGGCCTTTCAGATACAACCCGCCAAGGCCTGCGTGAAGCAGCCCGTGCATTAGGTTCTGCCGTTGCATATGAATCCGCTGGCACGGTGGAGTTTATCTACGACACCGAAAGTAGCGAGTTCTATTTTCTTGAAGTAAACACCCGGCTACAGGTTGAGCACTGCGTTACCGAAGAGGTATTTGGCATAGACCTTGTGGAATGGATGGTACGCCAAGCAGATGGCAGTCTGATCTTACCACCGCAGGACAGCCTTATTCCGCAAGGCGTGGCAGTGGAAGCGCGTGTTTATGCTGAAAATCCTGCCGAAAATTTCCGTCCCTCAACTGGTCGCCTTACCGAGGTAAGTTTTGCACCAAACGTGCGGGTAGATGGATGGATAGAAACCGGCACCGAAGTAACCCCTTACTACGATCCAATGCTGGCAAAAGTTATTGCGCACGGGGCTACGCGAGAAGATGCCTTCCATAAACTTCATGAGGCTCTTTCTCGCTCCCGCATAGGGGGGCTGGAAAGCAACCTAGATTACTTACGTGCCATTACATCGGCTCCTGCCGTAATTGAGGGACGTGTATTCACAGGTCTTCTCAATAACTTTGCCTATATGCCAACGACTATTGAAGTTATCTCTCCGGGTTTGCAATCTACCGTGCAGGACTGGCCCGGGCGCATTGGATACTGGGATGTAGGTGTGCCCCCCAGCGGCCCTATGGATGATCGCAACTTTCGGCTGGCTAATCGCATTGTTGGCAATGCGGATGGTATAGCGGCTTTGGAGTTCACCGTTTCTGGCCCGGTTCTTCGCTTTAACGCTCCTGCCACCATTGGTCTTTCTGGGGCATTTATGCCTGCCACACTGGATGGCCAAGAGGTGCCTTACTGGGAACCTGTTGCGGTCAAGGCCGGTCAGATTTTAGCTTTGGGGCAGATTAAGGGGGCTGGCCATCGCACTTACCTTGCCATTCGGGGGGGTATTGATGCACCGCTTTATCTGGGGTCTTGCGCCACATTCATGCTTGGGCAGTTTGGCGGCCATGCTACTGGCCAATTGCGTACGGGTGATGTTTTACGCCTTGCGGCCCCACAGGCAGATGCGCCCCCCACAACCACCATTGCGCAGGAAGATCGCCCCGAGCTAACCCGCATGTGGGAACTGGGCGTGCTATACGGCCCACATGGTGCGCCAGATTTCTTCCGAGATGAAGATATTGCAGAGCTATTTTCCAGCGAATATGAAGTGCACTTCAACAGCGCACGCACTGGTGTTCGGCTGATTGGGCCGAAACCACGCTGGGCACGCACAGATGGCGGTGAAGCTGGGCTGCACCCCTCCAACATTCATGACAATGCCTATGCCATTGGCGCAATCGATTTTACAGGGGACATGCCCATCCTGCTGGGGCCGGACGGCCCCAGTTTGGGTGGCTTTGTGTGCCCAGCCGTGCTTGTGCGTGATGAATTGTGGAAAATGGGGCAGTTGCATCCCGGAGACAAAGTGCGTTTCCGCCGCGTGCAGCCCCAACCGCTGAACGTGGATTTTCTGCCAGCTCCCATTATGGGTGACAGCCCTATTCTCTTTCGTTCGGAAGGCGAAATCCCAGTTGTGTACCGCCGTGCGGGTGAAAACTATCTGCTGCTCGAATTCGGCCCGCCAGAACTGGATGTTACATTGCGGCTGCGTGCACAACTCGTGCTGGAACGTCTGAAAGCCGAGGCCATAAAGGGTATTATAGACCTTACGCCCGGTATTCGCTCCCTACAGGTGCATTACAATCCTGATGTCATTCCTCTTTCCACTCTGCTGGAAACCCTGCATGGCATTGAGCAAGCTCTGCCTTCAGGCGATGATGACATTGTGGTGCCAAGCCGTATCGTGCATCTGCCCGTATCATGGGATGATGAGCAGGCACGCTTGGCCATGCAGCGTTATCAGGAGCTTGTACGGCCAAATGCGCCATGGTGCCCTTCTAACATTGAGTTCATACGGCGTATTAACGGCCTTCCTTCTATTGAGTCTGTAAAGAACATCATCTTCAGCGCCTCATATCTTGTTATGGGGTTAGGCGATGTTTATCTGGGCGCCCCTGTCGCCACCCCTATTGATCCGCGCCATCGGCTTGTAACCACCAAATACAACCCCGCCCGTACATGGACACCAGATAACGTGGTGGGTATTGGCGGAAGCTATATGTGCATCTATGGCATGGAAGGCCCTGGTGGTTATCAGCTATTTGGTCGTACCACGCAGGTTTGGAATACATGGCGTACAACAGATGTGTTTCATGAAGGTACGCCGTGGCTTTTAAGATTTTTTGATCAGATCCGTTTCTATCCTGTCTCGCATGATGAGCTGATGGAAGCGCGTGCTGCTTTTCCGTATGGCCGTTTTTCCGTCAAGATTGAGGAAACACAGTTCAGCCTGAAGGAATATCGCGCTTTTCTTGAAAGCAATAAGAAAGAAATTGCCGCTGCCCAAGCCCGGCAACAAGCCGCCTTTGAAGCTGAACGGCAAGACTGGATTGCGAAGGGCCTTGATACATTCGAGGAAGAAACGAATGATAATCAGGCTGATGAATCTATCCTACCCGAAGGCCATATGGGGGTGGATAGCCCCGTACCCGGCAACGTATGGCAACTGCCTGTAAACGTGGGGGACCACGTTAAGGTAGGCGATACAGTCGCCATTATTGAATCCATGAAAACGGAAATGAAGATTTCCTCCCCAGCCACTGGTGTTGTGACTGAAATTCTCTGCCGCAAAGGGCGCGAAGTGCGAGGTGGTGAACGCATTATGGTTGTCCGCACAAGCTGA
- the atzF gene encoding allophanate hydrolase, with product MTLPNMLQITPLLSAYRAGTLTPINMVHEVIARIDAYTTQDPAVWISRVPTEKLLARAAELERQTAADLPLYGIPFAVKDNIDVAGLPTTAACPAFAYTPQESAEVVQRLEAAGALVIGKTNLDQFATGLVGMRSPYGQPHCVFNPDYVSGGSSSGSAVAVSAGLVSFALGTDTAGSGRVPAAFNNIVGLKPSRGVLSTYGLVYACESLDCISVFAGSTGDAWDVEQIAAAPDARAPYSRAQDTRPLPLTTFRFGVLKQEDRFFDGNAANAALYAHAIHLLEQMGGTPVELDFAPLKETAALLYNGPFVVERLAAIKDFYSTHRQDMDPTVGAIIYGAQKYTATDVFEGIYRQHSLQQIAQRMWADFDIMLLPTAPRIVTKQEVIEQPIAANSLLGAYTNFVNLLDMAACAVPAGFAPDGLPFGVTFIAPAFTDQDLAKLAGRFHDALNEAIGATRTDKPVSKKADDTAAHDRVLLAVVGAHLKGFPLHWQLEQEHAVLRSTTRTAPDYRLFALPDATPPKPGLVRERGFKGNGLEVEVYELDAAGFGRFVASVPQPMSIGRITLENGKEVCGFLCSEAAARSGVDITETGGWRYYMQTR from the coding sequence ATGACCCTGCCCAATATGTTGCAGATCACCCCGCTGCTTTCCGCCTATCGCGCCGGAACGCTTACGCCTATCAACATGGTGCATGAAGTTATTGCACGTATTGATGCCTATACCACCCAAGATCCGGCTGTGTGGATCAGCCGGGTTCCAACAGAAAAGCTCTTGGCCCGCGCTGCTGAATTGGAAAGACAAACTGCCGCTGATCTTCCGCTTTACGGTATTCCGTTTGCTGTAAAAGATAATATTGACGTTGCAGGTTTGCCCACAACCGCTGCATGCCCGGCCTTTGCCTACACGCCCCAAGAAAGCGCTGAGGTTGTACAGCGTTTGGAAGCTGCAGGCGCTCTTGTTATTGGCAAAACCAACCTTGACCAGTTTGCAACTGGCCTTGTTGGAATGCGCTCACCTTATGGCCAACCACATTGTGTGTTTAACCCTGACTATGTTTCTGGCGGTTCAAGTTCTGGGTCTGCTGTTGCTGTTTCCGCTGGGTTGGTATCATTCGCACTTGGCACAGATACGGCGGGTTCGGGCCGCGTGCCGGCTGCATTTAACAATATTGTTGGGCTTAAACCATCACGAGGTGTGCTCAGCACATACGGCCTTGTTTATGCCTGTGAATCTCTAGATTGTATCTCAGTTTTTGCAGGTTCAACGGGTGATGCGTGGGATGTTGAGCAGATTGCCGCTGCACCAGATGCACGCGCACCCTACTCGCGTGCACAAGATACCCGGCCATTGCCCCTTACAACCTTTCGGTTCGGGGTTCTGAAACAAGAAGATCGGTTTTTTGATGGTAACGCGGCAAATGCTGCGCTCTATGCCCATGCCATTCATCTGCTCGAACAGATGGGCGGTACGCCCGTTGAATTGGATTTTGCGCCCCTAAAGGAAACCGCAGCCCTGCTCTATAACGGCCCCTTTGTGGTGGAAAGATTAGCCGCGATAAAGGATTTTTACAGCACGCATCGTCAGGATATGGACCCAACAGTTGGCGCCATTATTTATGGTGCCCAAAAATATACAGCCACAGATGTGTTTGAGGGCATTTATCGCCAACACAGCCTCCAGCAAATAGCACAACGCATGTGGGCTGACTTTGACATCATGCTGCTGCCAACGGCACCACGTATTGTTACAAAGCAGGAGGTTATTGAGCAACCCATTGCAGCCAATAGTTTGCTGGGGGCTTATACCAATTTTGTAAATCTGCTTGATATGGCAGCTTGTGCTGTACCTGCCGGTTTTGCGCCAGATGGCCTTCCTTTTGGGGTAACATTCATTGCCCCGGCCTTCACCGATCAGGATTTGGCTAAATTGGCTGGGCGTTTTCATGATGCTTTAAATGAAGCTATTGGAGCAACACGCACGGATAAACCCGTATCAAAAAAAGCCGATGATACTGCGGCCCATGATCGTGTGCTTCTGGCTGTGGTTGGAGCGCATCTCAAAGGCTTTCCCCTGCACTGGCAGCTTGAGCAGGAACATGCTGTTTTACGGAGTACCACACGCACGGCCCCAGATTATCGCCTGTTTGCCCTGCCCGATGCCACGCCACCCAAGCCGGGCCTTGTGCGCGAACGGGGCTTTAAGGGTAATGGGCTGGAAGTGGAGGTTTACGAGCTTGATGCAGCAGGCTTTGGGCGCTTTGTAGCTTCTGTTCCACAACCCATGTCCATCGGTCGGATTACGTTAGAGAATGGGAAAGAGGTTTGCGGCTTTCTCTGTAGCGAAGCTGCGGCCCGTAGTGGTGTCGATATTACGGAAACAGGTGGCTGGCGGTATTATATGCAGACGCGGTAA
- a CDS encoding alpha/beta hydrolase has protein sequence MTTLGLVDAEQRNMVASFPAFDPEQDDLMAFRRDLVEGTTALLNSRSVQYEERLVPGPDDAPDDAPDDAPDVRIILFHPPKSKRTTSAILYVHGGGMIAGTPDMQAGTLGRLASETGTLIVSVDYRLAPEAPFPGGLEDVYAALIWLHDCAEEMGIDPDRIMVMGDSGGGCLAAATALLARDRGKVKLHAQVLIYPMLDLRTGGADAPSDDPTTGEFVWTRAQNQHAWSAVRGKLAADDPRFGYLSPAFMPDLSGLPATFIITGALDLFRDEDITFAHRLWKAAVPTELIVYANAVHAFDLLPSSLGERVRHDVLEAVRRLL, from the coding sequence ATGACTACCCTCGGTTTAGTCGATGCCGAACAGCGCAACATGGTGGCTTCATTTCCGGCCTTCGATCCTGAACAGGATGATTTGATGGCATTCCGCCGCGACTTGGTGGAAGGAACAACAGCTCTTTTAAATTCCAGATCAGTTCAATATGAGGAGCGGTTGGTTCCCGGCCCTGATGACGCTCCTGATGACGCTCCTGATGACGCTCCTGATGTTCGTATCATCTTGTTTCACCCACCTAAATCCAAAAGAACAACGTCTGCTATTCTCTATGTTCATGGTGGCGGGATGATTGCAGGTACGCCCGACATGCAGGCTGGCACGCTGGGCCGACTGGCATCTGAAACAGGCACCTTGATTGTCTCGGTTGATTATCGGCTTGCACCCGAAGCGCCTTTCCCTGGTGGCCTGGAAGACGTTTATGCTGCCCTTATATGGCTGCATGACTGTGCGGAAGAAATGGGGATTGATCCCGATCGTATCATGGTTATGGGCGATAGTGGTGGAGGTTGCCTAGCTGCCGCCACAGCCCTTCTGGCGCGTGATCGTGGCAAGGTGAAATTACACGCCCAAGTTTTAATTTACCCAATGCTTGATTTGCGCACAGGTGGCGCAGATGCACCTTCTGATGATCCTACAACTGGAGAATTTGTCTGGACACGCGCCCAAAACCAACACGCATGGTCTGCCGTGCGTGGAAAGCTGGCGGCTGATGATCCGCGGTTTGGCTATTTATCACCCGCCTTCATGCCCGATCTCTCTGGATTGCCAGCAACATTCATTATCACGGGTGCACTGGATCTGTTTCGTGATGAAGATATAACTTTTGCGCATCGCCTATGGAAAGCGGCCGTGCCAACAGAACTTATCGTTTATGCAAACGCAGTGCATGCCTTTGATCTGCTACCTTCTTCCCTTGGCGAACGTGTGCGCCATGATGTGTTAGAAGCTGTGCGTCGCCTGCTCTAA